The following nucleotide sequence is from Drosophila simulans strain w501 chromosome 3L, Prin_Dsim_3.1, whole genome shotgun sequence.
TCGACTATAAGATACTTTTTGATATAtaactaaatcaaaaaatgtcaacattttttaaaaccgTGGGCGAGGTCCCGCCAGGTCATTCCAGAGATCCCGCTAAGTCCATAGATCTCGATATCCAGATCGACTCGGATAGTAATCCCGGTCAAGAATAtctatactttatatggtcgaaaaCGCTTTAAGATCAGAAAAGATAAAACAAGTTTAGAAAGTTTTAAAACTCACCCTCATACAGATCTGCGCAATCCTGTAGCGAAATATGCGACTTAAAGGCATCATCCATACATAATCGATGGAACATCTCCAGTGCTTTTTCCGCTTTCTTGGGACGCTTGCAGACATCGCATTGCCCATTACAATCTGGAGTTGGATCTCCAAAGAAATCCGAAAAGAGTTTATGCCTGCAGGTTGTTCGCTCGCAGAATTCCGTGAtcttttcaaattgtttgataGCTCTCTCCGTAAGCAGCTCTTTGTCACCACGACCCCTAGCTCTGTGGGCATCGTTTTGAAGAAGGAAACGTATGCTCCGGACGTCTTCGCGTCCGTAGTATAATCTACAATATGACTGCAAGCCATCGCGTCCAGCGCGACCTGATTCTTGATAATAAGCAGCCACATTTTGGGGTACATCCCAGTGGATAACGAAGCGCACACTTGGTTTGTCCACACCCATTCCAAAACTATTAGTTGCGCATATAATGGGCTGATCACCACGCATCCACGCTTCCTGGACTTCTGTACGTTCTCCTGTTTTCAGACCAGCATGATAGGCCACTGCTCCGATTCCCTGTTTAGTTACTCCTATCGCCATGCGCTCCACTTGGTCTCGAGTCCGGCAATATACGATTCCGCAGCCTCTTTGTGGCTTGGGTGTATCCTTAAACTCCTTCGGATCGCCCAGGCAGTGTCTGGCGAAATCTGCCAGGTGCTGAAAGTCATCTTCGATTGAATTCTTGTAAACAATGTCGTAGAAGAGGTTTTTCCTGAAGCTAGGAGTGCTAAATTGAGCAACGGGTTGGTGGAGGCGCAACTGCTTATAAATATCCTCCTTGACTTCCCTAGAAGCTGTGGCAGTTAAGGCCAACCAGATGACGTCGGAATATGTGGAACGCAGCTCCCCCAGCTTTAGATAGTCCGGTCTGAAGTCATGTCCCCATTGGCTAACGCAATGCGCCTCGTCGACTGCAAAGTAGGCAAGCTTTTTGTGTTTATGGAGAGTATGCAGCAGGTCTTGGAAAAACTTGGTGGCGGCCTGTTCCGGCGTTATATAGAGAAACTTCAGGTTGGTCCTCACGGCCTTTAAGTCCATTATAACACGATCCCTTTCTTTGGTGCTCATCTTGGAGTTCAAAGAATCCGCCGGCACTTTTAGTTTAGTCAAGTGATCTATTTGATCCTTGATCAAAGCCAGAAGTGGAGAAAAAACAATGGTTATTTGATTCTCTGACATCAAACCAGGCAATTGGAAGCACAGGGATTTACCCGAGCCCGTGGGCATCGACACATACACATCCTGCTTTTCTGTAAGAGAATTACGAGAGGTATTATCTGCGAGATTGGATAAGAACTTGGCCAATATTCACTTTTGACAGCGCACTTCACGGCTTTTTCCTGTAGATCCGACTTAAATTTCGAGTGGCCGAAATGCTTTTTGAGCGCCTCGTGCACAGCGCTCTCATGCGCCATACTTGGGCCGTTATTTAAAttgcgttttatttaaataaacattgttTTGCTTCAGACCGAAACTCGTTGCCGCCAAAACAGCTGGGTTAGAGATGAACAATGCGGCTGGAGAGTGGCTTTCGATAGTCAGGGCGTTCTTTTATCGATGTCACATATTCGACCAAATTTAGATGTCCACACTATTTGCTTTGTAAACCAAAtactttaaatgtaattaaatgaGCATGAATCTTGCCTATGAAGATGACATCGATAACTCACTACAACGTTTTGAGAATAAACACTTGTCAACTTAAATCAATATCAATACATAATTCATTTGTTTCTATTCATTGCGATTAAAAGATTCAATAACCATTTAAATTACCAACCAATTTAAATCTTAATGTCAATATATAGCCGtgttttggcaaacaaaaaaatatttataaaatgtataattgcacgtataattttattaaagcgACCAATCTATTTCTTGTgaaactttctttttttttatataaattttaagacTGTCTAACAAACGTTCCCAGAATGGAATTCTCATAGCCTAGTGACACTGTACATTCCTAAAACCCGCTGCAAGGCGATAGACATCGATAGCGGCGGTCACCAATCGATAAGCGCAGGCTGAAAAGAATCGACGGTAAGCAGTCGAAATTCAAAGAGACTTCTCAGTCAAAATTTTACAGCCGACTCGCGAGCACGCGCTGTGCTGCTTCTTCCTGCGTTGCGCGCTTTGCTTTCAATTCGTCTTCGTCGTCGcgggtgcgtgtgtgttggtgcaAGTGCGTCTATGTGCAGTGCGTGTGCCGCTatttgttaattgttaataatCCCGATTTAATAACACCCGACAGCCATGTTGCACTTTAATTGCTTCTGAACGCAAAATGCGCACTGATAAACGCAAACgacaaaaataagttttataataataatgccgGCAAACAAAGCGGTGTATTAGTGTGCGTGCTTCAGTGTGGGTGCCTgcgtttgccaaaaatatttaccgcTAAGAGAACAAACACAGTCAAAGCGAATCGAATCCCAATCGAAGCCAAACGACAACAAACGCCGGTGAAATTAGCCCTGTCTCTCGCTGTCTCTTTCCCCTTAAAATCAAGAAAGAGTTATCAAAATGCTACataagcagcaacaacaacaacatctgCATTGCAGaagaaaagcaacagcaacaactgcccGCCTTGTGATATTCAGCAGTCCTCTTCTACTTTTACTActcaccacccactttccgCCCACCCTACAAGCGGACAATGGCCCCGCCCCCCAAGTGGCCGCCCTTGCCGCCCCCAATCCAGCGGGGGGAGTAGCA
It contains:
- the LOC6738048 gene encoding ATP-dependent DNA helicase Q5 isoform X2, which codes for MAHESAVHEALKKHFGHSKFKSDLQEKAVKCAVKKKQDVYVSMPTGSGKSLCFQLPGLMSENQITIVFSPLLALIKDQIDHLTKLKVPADSLNSKMSTKERDRVIMDLKAVRTNLKFLYITPEQAATKFFQDLLHTLHKHKKLAYFAVDEAHCVSQWGHDFRPDYLKLGELRSTYSDVIWLALTATASREVKEDIYKQLRLHQPVAQFSTPSFRKNLFYDIVYKNSIEDDFQHLADFARHCLGDPKEFKDTPKPQRGCGIVYCRTRDQVERMAIGVTKQGIGAVAYHAGLKTGERTEVQEAWMRGDQPIICATNSFGMGVDKPSVRFVIHWDVPQNVAAYYQESGRAGRDGLQSYCRLYYGREDVRSIRFLLQNDAHRARGRGDKELLTERAIKQFEKITEFCERTTCRHKLFSDFFGDPTPDCNGQCDVCKRPKKAEKALEMFHRLCMDDAFKSHISLQDCADLYEDILDRDYYPSRSGYRDLWT
- the LOC6738048 gene encoding ATP-dependent DNA helicase Q5 isoform X3 produces the protein MAHESAVHEALKKHFGHSKFKSDLQEKAVKCAVKKKQDVYVSMPTGSGKSLCFQLPGLMSENQITIVFSPLLALIKDQIDHLTKLKVPADSLNSKMSTKERDRVIMDLKAVRTNLKFLYITPEQAATKFFQDLLHTLHKHKKLAYFAVDEAHCVSQWGHDFRPDYLKLGELRSTYSDVIWLALTATASREVKEDIYKQLRLHQPVAQFSTPSFRKNLFYDIVYKNSIEDDFQHLADFARHCLGDPKEFKDTPKPQRGCGIVYCRTRDQVERMAIGVTKQGIGAVAYHAGLKTGERTEVQEAWMRGDQPIICATNSFGMGVDKPSVRFVIHWDVPQNVAAYYQESGRAGRDGLQSYCRLYYGREDVRSIRFLLQNDAHRARGRGDKELLTERAIKQFEKITEFCERTTCRHKLFSDFFGDPTPDCNGQCDVCKRPKKAEKALEMFHRLCMDDAFKSHISLQDCADLYEV